In a genomic window of Croceibacterium sp. TMG7-5b_MA50:
- the secB gene encoding protein-export chaperone SecB: MAEEGDVLTSLDNLNGANGHDTAPVAGLVTQYVKDLSVENPRAPESYQWQEQPQLDVQFNIGARKINDEFTEVELKITTAAKTSQGTAYLVELAYCGLVGMRNMNDDQRHAFSYAEAPRILFPFARRVIADAVRDAGYPPLLLDPIDFNGLYLQQLQQQRSQAEQLAGEPAGEA; encoded by the coding sequence ATGGCCGAAGAAGGCGACGTGCTGACCAGTCTCGACAATCTCAATGGCGCCAACGGCCACGACACGGCGCCCGTCGCCGGGCTGGTGACGCAATATGTGAAGGACCTGTCGGTCGAGAACCCGCGCGCGCCGGAAAGCTACCAGTGGCAGGAGCAGCCGCAGTTGGACGTGCAGTTCAACATCGGCGCGCGCAAGATCAATGACGAGTTCACCGAGGTCGAGCTGAAGATCACCACCGCCGCCAAGACCAGCCAGGGCACCGCCTACCTGGTGGAGCTGGCTTATTGCGGCCTCGTCGGCATGCGCAACATGAACGACGACCAGCGCCATGCATTCTCCTACGCGGAGGCGCCGCGTATCCTGTTCCCGTTCGCCCGCCGCGTGATCGCCGATGCTGTCCGCGATGCCGGCTATCCGCCGCTGCTGCTCGATCCGATCGACTTTAACGGCCTGTACCTGCAGCAGCTGCAGCAGCAGCGCAGCCAGGCGGAACAGCTGGCCGGCGAACCGGCGGGCGAGGCCTGA
- a CDS encoding NAD(P)/FAD-dependent oxidoreductase has protein sequence MPAAPYDAIVLGAGAAGLMCAGVAGQRGRRVLVLDHAARPGNKILISGGGRCNFTNIGTAPDRFLSANPHFARSALARYTAADFVALVDRHGIAWHEKTLGQLFCDGSARQIVDLLLAECDAAAGHSGQVEVRCGDAITDVAHADGVFRVTAGRQEHHAPALVVATGGPSIPKLGATGFAYDLARRFGLKVVEPRPALVPLTLPGEELLFRQLSGIAAPVVASTGKTSFAEAALFTHKGLSGPAILQVSSYWRHGQAVGIDFLPDAPAGWLRQAKRDAPRQTVPRLLARHLPDRLAEALGERLALGGDLGNLPDAKLAAAEQRLSAWQFTPSGSEGYAKAEVTAGGVATAGLSGQTMAARHLPGLHFIGEAVDVTGWLGGYNFQWAWASGWAAAQAL, from the coding sequence GTGCCAGCCGCCCCTTACGATGCCATCGTCCTCGGCGCGGGAGCGGCGGGGCTGATGTGCGCCGGGGTTGCGGGGCAGCGCGGACGCCGCGTGCTGGTGCTCGATCATGCGGCCCGGCCGGGCAACAAGATCCTGATCTCCGGCGGCGGGCGGTGCAACTTCACCAATATCGGTACCGCGCCCGATCGGTTCCTGTCCGCCAACCCGCATTTCGCCCGCTCCGCGCTCGCCCGCTACACGGCCGCGGACTTCGTGGCGCTGGTCGATCGGCATGGCATCGCCTGGCACGAGAAGACGCTGGGGCAATTGTTCTGTGACGGTTCCGCCCGGCAGATCGTCGATCTGCTGCTGGCGGAATGCGACGCCGCGGCGGGCCACAGTGGGCAGGTAGAGGTGCGCTGCGGGGACGCGATCACCGATGTCGCTCATGCGGACGGCGTCTTCCGGGTCACGGCGGGCAGGCAGGAGCATCACGCACCGGCGCTGGTGGTGGCCACCGGTGGACCATCCATCCCGAAGCTCGGCGCCACCGGCTTCGCCTATGACCTCGCCCGCCGGTTCGGTCTGAAGGTGGTGGAGCCGCGCCCGGCGCTGGTGCCGCTGACCCTGCCGGGGGAGGAGCTGCTGTTCCGCCAGCTTTCCGGTATTGCGGCGCCGGTCGTCGCCAGCACCGGGAAGACGAGCTTCGCGGAGGCTGCCCTGTTCACGCACAAGGGGCTGTCTGGGCCGGCGATTCTGCAGGTCTCGTCCTATTGGCGGCACGGGCAGGCTGTCGGGATCGACTTCCTGCCTGACGCGCCCGCCGGTTGGCTGCGCCAGGCGAAGCGCGATGCCCCGCGCCAGACGGTGCCGCGCCTGCTGGCCCGCCACCTGCCGGACCGGCTGGCGGAGGCGCTGGGCGAACGGCTCGCGCTTGGCGGCGATCTGGGGAACCTGCCCGATGCGAAGCTGGCGGCGGCGGAGCAGCGTCTGTCCGCCTGGCAGTTCACACCGTCGGGCAGCGAAGGCTATGCCAAGGCGGAGGTTACGGCGGGCGGGGTCGCCACGGCCGGCCTGTCGGGGCAGACCATGGCGGCGCGCCATCTACCGGGCCTGCACTTCATCGGGGAGGCGGTGGATGTCACCGGCTGGCTCGGCGGGTATAATTTCCAATGGGCCTGGGCCAGCGGCTGGGCCGCCGCGCAGGCACTATAG
- the murJ gene encoding murein biosynthesis integral membrane protein MurJ, protein MSLVRNVGTIGGLTAVSRVFGFIRDMLVARVLGAGLAADAWQLAFTLPNTFRRLFAEGAFSVAFVPMYTRRLHGADSEGGGEEAADRFAGNVLSVFVWVLLGFSALAMLVMPGIVWLLAREYQSVPGKFELAVTLSRITFPYLLLVSLVAMLSGLLNARSRFAPGAFVPVLLNVVLIAGIITGYYWRQASGNDAAVAYAQAFALAAAGVAQLAYMGWATRRAGVRLKVTAPRFTPDVRRLGMLILPATFGAGIYQISQLVDTFFATSLPQGSLTLLKLADRLNQMPLGIFGIALGTAILPMLARHIQSGDAREAQRLQTNAVEVATLLTLPAAAALAICAPAFVTAFFVGGRMTPADGAIMADIVVALVCGLPAYVLVKVFQPAFFSREDTRTPVWCAAGTLAINIALNFYVVPRYGIVGLAAATAFTATLNVLTLYAVLQWRGWFRFTTKLGGRVARQIVATAVMSALLVWLVPWLSPYFGGSVGARVWSLAVLVGGGAAAFFVVAWAIGAIDRDLIAQLRRRRPQKPVDLAE, encoded by the coding sequence ATGAGCCTGGTTCGTAACGTCGGCACGATCGGCGGGCTGACCGCGGTCAGCCGGGTATTCGGGTTCATCCGCGACATGCTGGTCGCCCGCGTGCTGGGCGCCGGCCTCGCCGCCGATGCGTGGCAGCTGGCCTTCACCCTGCCCAACACCTTCCGCCGGCTATTCGCGGAAGGGGCGTTCTCCGTCGCCTTCGTGCCGATGTACACGCGGCGCCTGCATGGGGCCGACAGCGAAGGGGGCGGGGAAGAGGCCGCGGACCGCTTCGCCGGTAATGTCCTGTCCGTGTTCGTCTGGGTGCTGCTGGGCTTTTCCGCCCTCGCCATGCTGGTGATGCCAGGCATCGTCTGGCTGCTGGCGCGCGAATATCAGAGCGTGCCGGGCAAGTTCGAGCTGGCGGTCACGCTGTCGCGTATCACCTTCCCCTATCTGCTGCTGGTCAGCCTGGTGGCGATGCTGTCGGGCCTGCTGAACGCACGCAGCCGCTTCGCCCCCGGCGCCTTCGTGCCGGTGTTGCTGAATGTCGTACTGATCGCAGGCATCATCACAGGGTATTATTGGCGGCAGGCCAGCGGCAACGATGCGGCGGTCGCCTATGCGCAGGCCTTCGCCCTGGCCGCCGCGGGGGTGGCGCAGCTCGCCTATATGGGCTGGGCCACGCGCCGGGCCGGCGTGCGGCTCAAGGTTACGGCACCGCGCTTCACGCCGGACGTGCGGCGGCTGGGCATGCTAATCCTGCCGGCGACGTTCGGCGCGGGCATCTACCAGATCAGCCAGCTGGTCGACACGTTCTTCGCCACCAGCCTGCCGCAGGGTTCGCTGACACTGCTGAAGCTGGCGGACCGGCTGAACCAGATGCCATTGGGCATCTTCGGCATCGCCTTGGGCACCGCGATCCTGCCGATGCTGGCACGCCATATTCAAAGCGGCGACGCACGGGAGGCGCAGCGACTGCAGACCAATGCGGTGGAGGTGGCGACGCTGCTCACCCTGCCTGCCGCCGCCGCGCTCGCCATCTGCGCGCCCGCCTTCGTCACCGCCTTCTTCGTCGGCGGGCGGATGACGCCCGCGGACGGCGCGATCATGGCGGACATCGTGGTGGCGCTGGTCTGCGGCCTGCCCGCCTATGTGCTGGTGAAGGTGTTCCAGCCGGCGTTCTTCAGCCGGGAGGACACGCGCACCCCCGTGTGGTGCGCCGCCGGCACGCTGGCGATCAACATCGCGCTCAACTTCTACGTCGTGCCGCGATACGGCATCGTCGGGCTCGCGGCGGCGACCGCCTTCACTGCGACCCTGAACGTGCTGACGCTGTATGCGGTGCTGCAATGGCGCGGCTGGTTCCGCTTCACCACCAAGCTGGGCGGGCGGGTTGCCCGGCAGATCGTGGCGACCGCGGTGATGAGCGCGCTGCTCGTCTGGCTGGTGCCCTGGCTCTCCCCATATTTCGGCGGCAGCGTGGGCGCGCGGGTCTGGTCGCTGGCGGTGCTGGTTGGTGGCGGGGCGGCGGCGTTCTTTGTCGTCGCCTGGGCGATCGGCGCGATCGACCGCGATCTCATCGCGCAGCTGCGCCGACGCCGGCCGCAGAAGCCCGTCGACCTTGCCGAGTAG
- the trpS gene encoding tryptophan--tRNA ligase, with translation MRIVSGIQPTGQLHLGNYLGAIRNWVRMQDNLPSGGECLFFLADMHAISMPHDPAALRAGTLELAAALVACGIDPARSILFNQAQVPQHAELQWLLNGTARMGWLGRMTQFKDKSGKNREGASVALFTYPVLQAADVLLYQATHVPVGEDQKQHLELARDIAQKFNNDFASEDAPVFTLPDPIIPPAAARIMSLRDGSAKMSKSDPSDMSRINLTDAPDEVMKKVKKAKTDPEPLPGEKAGLADRPEALNLVTIYAALADSSVDTVLAEHAGQGFGAFKPKLGELLVEVLAPITTRFTQLLEDRAALDSVLSDGSAKARALAGPTLERTYQALGMVR, from the coding sequence ATGCGTATCGTCTCCGGCATCCAGCCCACCGGGCAGCTCCACCTCGGCAATTACCTCGGCGCGATCCGCAACTGGGTGCGGATGCAGGACAATCTGCCGTCAGGCGGCGAATGCCTGTTCTTCCTGGCGGACATGCATGCCATCTCCATGCCGCACGATCCCGCTGCCTTGCGCGCCGGCACGCTGGAGCTGGCCGCCGCGCTGGTCGCCTGTGGGATCGATCCGGCGCGTTCCATCCTGTTCAACCAGGCGCAGGTGCCCCAGCATGCGGAGCTGCAGTGGCTGCTGAACGGGACCGCCCGCATGGGCTGGCTCGGCCGCATGACGCAGTTCAAGGACAAGTCGGGCAAGAACCGGGAGGGCGCCAGCGTCGCCCTGTTCACCTATCCCGTGCTGCAGGCGGCGGACGTGCTGCTGTACCAGGCGACGCATGTACCCGTGGGGGAGGACCAGAAGCAGCATCTGGAGCTGGCCCGCGACATCGCGCAGAAATTCAACAACGACTTCGCATCGGAGGATGCGCCGGTCTTCACCCTGCCCGATCCCATCATCCCGCCAGCCGCCGCCCGGATCATGTCCCTGCGCGACGGCAGCGCCAAGATGAGCAAGTCCGACCCATCGGACATGAGCCGGATCAACCTGACGGATGCGCCGGACGAGGTGATGAAGAAGGTCAAGAAGGCGAAGACCGATCCCGAGCCGCTGCCGGGTGAGAAGGCCGGCCTCGCTGACCGGCCTGAGGCGTTGAACCTCGTCACCATCTATGCCGCGCTCGCGGACAGCAGCGTGGACACGGTGCTGGCGGAGCATGCCGGGCAAGGCTTTGGCGCGTTCAAGCCGAAGCTGGGCGAGCTGCTGGTGGAGGTGCTGGCGCCGATCACCACGCGCTTCACGCAATTGCTGGAAGATCGTGCGGCGCTCGACTCGGTGCTGTCGGACGGGTCGGCGAAGGCGCGCGCGCTGGCCGGACCGACGCTGGAGCGGACCTACCAGGCGCTGGGCATGGTGCGATAA
- a CDS encoding DUF4136 domain-containing protein, whose product MSFVSRLTHRAKLVSAPLLLAGVAACATPFNADVSRFQAQLPAPTGQSFAIVPEDPALANSLEFSTYAERIAAEMGQLGYARAASPDSATLLVRFDYGVDNGRERVRSYPSAGFGPWGGWGGWGGGFGRFSRWGYGFHPGFYGGGWGGWGGGWGNDVRSYTIYTSGIDVKIDRVADGQRLFEGSAQAVSTSNRLQYLVPNLVEAMFTDFPGNSGETLRISIAPEDQPVRRDNR is encoded by the coding sequence ATGTCGTTCGTGTCACGACTAACCCACCGCGCCAAGCTGGTCAGTGCCCCGCTGCTGCTGGCCGGGGTTGCCGCCTGTGCGACCCCGTTCAACGCGGATGTATCCCGCTTCCAGGCGCAGTTGCCTGCCCCCACGGGCCAGAGCTTTGCCATCGTGCCGGAGGATCCGGCCCTCGCCAACAGTCTCGAATTCAGCACCTATGCCGAGCGGATCGCGGCGGAGATGGGGCAGCTTGGCTATGCCCGCGCCGCCTCCCCCGACAGCGCGACGCTGCTGGTCCGGTTCGATTATGGCGTGGACAACGGTCGGGAACGCGTCCGCTCCTACCCGTCGGCCGGCTTCGGTCCGTGGGGCGGCTGGGGCGGTTGGGGTGGCGGCTTCGGCCGGTTCAGCCGCTGGGGCTACGGCTTCCATCCGGGCTTCTACGGCGGCGGCTGGGGCGGCTGGGGCGGCGGCTGGGGCAACGATGTCCGCAGCTACACCATCTACACCAGCGGCATCGACGTGAAGATCGACCGCGTGGCCGATGGTCAGCGTCTGTTCGAAGGCAGTGCGCAGGCCGTGTCGACCAGCAACCGGCTGCAGTACCTGGTGCCCAACCTGGTCGAGGCGATGTTCACCGACTTCCCGGGCAATTCGGGCGAGACGCTGCGCATCTCCATCGCGCCGGAGGATCAGCCGGTCCGTCGCGACAACCGCTGA
- a CDS encoding Tim44/TimA family putative adaptor protein has protein sequence MIEIVILAMIAAFLGLRLYSVLGRRAEHEEEPVVPTRFDRADGAAPRPLSAPQTDRVRPQAEAARPIAGVPAAAETALRQIAMADRRFDPAQFVGGARGAYRMILEAFWRGDREELRSLCDDDVYASFASAIDAREAAGETLDNRLVRIEDVRIEGASLTGRTARIAVLFVADIAAVTRDRNGNVIAGSLVDAIEARDVWTFSRDLDSADPDWLLDETDEG, from the coding sequence GTGATCGAGATCGTCATCCTCGCCATGATCGCAGCCTTCCTAGGGCTGCGGCTGTATTCCGTGCTGGGCCGCCGGGCCGAGCATGAGGAGGAGCCGGTGGTGCCGACACGCTTTGATCGCGCCGACGGGGCCGCCCCCCGCCCGCTGTCCGCTCCGCAGACCGATCGCGTCCGTCCCCAAGCGGAGGCGGCGCGCCCCATCGCCGGTGTGCCCGCCGCGGCGGAAACCGCGCTGCGGCAGATCGCCATGGCGGATCGCCGGTTCGACCCGGCACAATTCGTCGGCGGCGCACGCGGCGCCTACCGCATGATCCTGGAAGCGTTCTGGCGCGGCGACCGGGAGGAACTGCGCAGTCTGTGCGACGATGACGTCTATGCCAGCTTCGCCAGCGCGATCGACGCGCGCGAGGCGGCGGGCGAGACGCTCGACAACCGGCTCGTCCGGATAGAGGATGTGCGGATCGAAGGCGCCAGCCTGACCGGCCGCACCGCGCGCATTGCGGTCCTCTTCGTGGCGGACATCGCCGCCGTCACCCGTGACCGGAACGGCAATGTCATCGCCGGATCGCTGGTCGACGCGATCGAGGCGCGTGACGTCTGGACCTTCAGCCGCGATCTCGACTCGGCCGATCCCGACTGGCTGCTGGACGAGACGGACGAGGGCTGA
- the ubiB gene encoding 2-polyprenylphenol 6-hydroxylase has product MTAPATHILRLLGWGRTLARHGALRPIERNANTPGPVRRLVRVARFGTRQPAEPDFAAAFRAIGPAAIKLGQSLATRPDIVGDDAVRNLLSLQDNLPPVPFEAIRAQIERSFEAPLDRLFASVDPVPVGAASIAQVHKGVTLDGRTVAIKVLRPGVRERLARDIDTYEWAAAHLEALGGEAGRLRPRLTIANFKRWTNRELDLRREAASASELAEAMRGFGGYNVPAIDWDRTNGRVMTVEWIDGIKIADIAALRAAGHDMPDLARRLVLAFLTQAISGGFFHADMHQGNLFVRADGGIVAIDFGIMGRIDQRARQWLAEILYGLTTGNYRRVAEIHFEAQYVPGHHSVEEFATALRAVGEPMRGKPVSELSVGQMLDGLFAITRDFDMQTQPHLLLLQKTMVMVEGIATQLDPGINMWDVAAPFVRSWIRDELGPEAALADRIRTDTETLLRIPALIRRLEEQYPPRGGAPEAPPLPKVGLLWERRGQGRGRFWPGYLLAAIGGGLLVWAGAVTGWLA; this is encoded by the coding sequence ATGACCGCACCTGCCACGCACATCCTGCGCCTGCTCGGCTGGGGGCGCACGCTGGCGCGCCATGGCGCGCTGCGCCCGATCGAGCGGAATGCGAATACGCCCGGACCGGTCCGCCGGCTGGTCCGCGTTGCGCGGTTTGGCACGCGTCAGCCGGCGGAGCCCGACTTCGCCGCGGCCTTCCGCGCGATCGGGCCGGCGGCGATCAAGCTTGGCCAGTCGCTCGCCACCCGGCCCGACATCGTGGGCGACGATGCGGTGCGAAACCTCCTCAGCCTGCAGGACAACCTGCCGCCCGTCCCGTTCGAGGCGATCCGCGCGCAGATCGAACGCAGTTTCGAGGCGCCGCTCGACCGGCTGTTCGCCTCCGTCGACCCGGTGCCGGTCGGTGCCGCCTCCATCGCGCAGGTCCACAAGGGCGTCACGCTGGACGGCCGCACCGTCGCCATCAAGGTGCTGCGCCCCGGCGTTCGCGAACGGCTGGCGCGCGATATCGACACCTATGAATGGGCCGCCGCCCATCTTGAGGCGCTGGGCGGGGAAGCCGGTCGCCTGCGCCCGCGTCTCACCATCGCGAATTTCAAACGCTGGACCAATCGGGAATTGGACCTGCGCCGCGAAGCCGCCAGTGCCAGCGAACTGGCCGAGGCGATGCGCGGCTTCGGCGGGTATAATGTGCCCGCCATCGACTGGGACCGGACCAATGGCCGGGTGATGACGGTCGAATGGATCGATGGCATCAAGATCGCCGACATCGCCGCCCTGCGCGCCGCCGGCCACGACATGCCGGACCTCGCCCGCCGGCTGGTGCTCGCCTTCCTGACGCAGGCGATCAGCGGCGGGTTCTTCCATGCCGACATGCACCAGGGCAATCTGTTCGTGCGCGCCGATGGCGGCATCGTGGCGATCGATTTCGGCATCATGGGCCGCATCGACCAGCGCGCCAGGCAATGGCTGGCGGAGATCCTGTACGGTCTCACCACCGGCAATTACCGGCGCGTGGCTGAGATCCATTTCGAGGCGCAGTACGTGCCCGGCCACCATTCGGTCGAGGAATTCGCCACCGCCCTTCGCGCGGTGGGCGAACCGATGCGCGGCAAGCCGGTGAGCGAGCTGAGCGTGGGCCAGATGCTGGACGGCCTGTTCGCCATTACCCGCGACTTCGACATGCAGACCCAGCCGCATCTGCTGCTGTTGCAGAAGACCATGGTGATGGTCGAAGGCATCGCCACCCAGCTCGATCCCGGCATCAACATGTGGGATGTCGCGGCGCCCTTCGTGCGCAGCTGGATCCGTGACGAGTTGGGGCCGGAGGCGGCGCTGGCCGACCGCATCCGCACAGACACCGAAACGCTGCTGCGCATCCCGGCGCTGATCCGCCGGCTGGAGGAGCAGTACCCGCCCCGTGGCGGCGCGCCGGAGGCGCCGCCGCTGCCCAAGGTGGGCCTCCTGTGGGAACGGCGGGGCCAAGGGCGCGGCCGGTTCTGGCCGGGCTACCTGCTGGCGGCGATCGGCGGCGGGCTGCTGGTCTGGGCCGGTGCCGTGACCGGGTGGCTCGCATGA
- the coaBC gene encoding bifunctional phosphopantothenoylcysteine decarboxylase/phosphopantothenate--cysteine ligase CoaBC, translated as MSGQRRILLIVGGGIAAYKSCELVRLLAKADVAVTCVLTDAGAEFVTPMTLATLSGNRVHTSLWDAGEEAEIGHIQLSRAADLVVVCPATADLLAKMAHGLASDLATTLLLATDTPVLAVPAMNVRMWQHPATQRNLATLRGDGVTVMEPDEGPMACGEYGPGRLPEPEQIAAEIARLLGRVVADPLAGQPDFAPAAPRPLNGRHLLVTAGPTHEAIDPVRFIANRSSGRQGFAIAAAAADAGARVTLVAGPVSLSTPPGVDRVDVESASEMQAAVHAALPADAAVMVAAVADWRPAAAATAKLPKSGIADSGIPLAANPDILAELARDPQRPRLLVGFAAETGDPLASATEKRIRKGADWIVANDVSGDVMGGSANQVHLVTDSGVEDWPHLPKEEVARRLVARIAEALATDD; from the coding sequence ATGAGCGGGCAGCGGCGCATCCTGCTGATCGTGGGCGGCGGCATCGCGGCCTACAAATCGTGCGAGCTGGTCCGCCTGCTGGCCAAGGCCGACGTCGCTGTCACCTGCGTGCTGACCGATGCCGGGGCCGAGTTCGTGACGCCGATGACGCTCGCCACCCTGTCCGGCAATCGGGTCCACACATCGCTGTGGGACGCGGGCGAGGAGGCGGAGATCGGCCACATCCAGCTCAGCCGCGCGGCGGACCTGGTGGTAGTGTGCCCGGCGACGGCGGACCTGCTGGCCAAGATGGCGCACGGCCTGGCGAGCGATCTTGCCACCACGCTGTTGCTGGCGACCGACACGCCGGTGCTGGCGGTTCCGGCGATGAATGTCCGCATGTGGCAGCACCCTGCCACGCAGCGGAACCTCGCCACCCTGCGCGGCGATGGCGTGACGGTTATGGAGCCGGACGAGGGGCCGATGGCCTGCGGCGAATACGGCCCCGGCCGCCTGCCGGAGCCGGAGCAGATCGCGGCGGAGATCGCCCGCCTGCTGGGCCGGGTGGTGGCCGATCCGCTGGCCGGCCAGCCGGATTTCGCCCCCGCAGCCCCGCGACCGCTGAATGGCCGCCACCTGCTGGTGACCGCCGGGCCGACGCACGAAGCGATCGACCCCGTCCGCTTCATCGCCAACCGGTCGAGTGGGCGGCAGGGCTTCGCCATCGCCGCCGCCGCCGCCGATGCGGGCGCCCGCGTGACTCTGGTGGCGGGGCCGGTCTCGCTATCCACTCCGCCGGGTGTCGACCGGGTCGATGTGGAGAGCGCGAGCGAGATGCAGGCGGCGGTGCACGCCGCGTTGCCGGCGGATGCCGCCGTGATGGTGGCCGCCGTCGCCGACTGGCGCCCGGCCGCCGCCGCCACGGCCAAGCTGCCCAAATCGGGAATCGCCGACAGCGGCATCCCGTTGGCCGCCAATCCCGACATCCTCGCCGAACTCGCCCGCGATCCGCAGCGCCCGCGCCTGCTGGTCGGCTTCGCGGCCGAGACCGGCGACCCGCTGGCAAGCGCGACCGAGAAGCGCATCCGCAAGGGCGCGGACTGGATCGTCGCCAACGACGTGTCGGGTGACGTGATGGGCGGCAGCGCCAATCAGGTCCACCTCGTGACCGACAGCGGGGTGGAAGACTGGCCGCATCTGCCCAAAGAGGAGGTCGCCCGCCGCCTCGTCGCCCGCATTGCAGAGGCACTCGCCACCGATGACTGA
- the dut gene encoding dUTP diphosphatase: protein MTDPVPVRILRLPHGAGLALPAYATAGAAGMDVLAAEDVTLAPGMRHAVGTGLALAIPAGYEIQVRPRSGLALMHGITVPNTPGTIDSDYRGELKVILINHGAEPFAIQRGDRIAQLVLAPVVQAAWMEAETLDETARGAGGFGSTGGHLRL from the coding sequence ATGACTGATCCCGTTCCCGTCCGCATCCTGCGCCTGCCGCACGGCGCCGGCCTGGCGCTGCCAGCCTATGCCACGGCAGGGGCCGCCGGGATGGACGTGCTGGCGGCGGAGGACGTGACGCTGGCGCCAGGCATGCGCCATGCCGTGGGCACCGGCCTCGCGCTGGCGATCCCCGCCGGGTACGAGATCCAGGTTCGCCCGCGGTCCGGCCTGGCGCTTATGCACGGTATCACCGTGCCCAACACCCCCGGCACGATCGACAGCGATTATCGCGGCGAGCTGAAGGTCATCCTGATCAATCACGGGGCCGAACCCTTCGCCATCCAGCGCGGCGACCGCATCGCTCAACTGGTGCTCGCGCCCGTGGTGCAGGCTGCGTGGATGGAGGCGGAGACGCTGGACGAGACGGCGCGCGGCGCCGGCGGCTTCGGCTCTACCGGCGGCCACCTGCGCCTCTGA
- a CDS encoding Smr/MutS family protein produces MARPPRGLTAGEQAAWSRLAHSVTPLPGRRLPPRPVPAVEPPATPSPPPPPGRAAPPAPSSARGHTPPLAQQQGLDAGWDRRLARAAIAPDFTIDLHGHTLDQAYTRLHMGIGQAHAMGARLVLLVTGRPRPADPADRGTSRGAIRAKVLDWLAAGPHASDVVAIRNAHRRHGGDGALYLVLRRQR; encoded by the coding sequence ATGGCCCGCCCCCCGCGCGGCTTGACCGCCGGGGAACAGGCGGCATGGAGCCGGCTGGCCCATAGCGTGACCCCGCTGCCCGGCCGGCGCTTGCCGCCCCGACCGGTGCCGGCGGTGGAACCGCCCGCCACACCCTCTCCGCCGCCGCCGCCCGGTCGCGCGGCGCCGCCAGCCCCTTCATCCGCACGCGGCCACACGCCGCCACTGGCGCAGCAGCAGGGGCTGGACGCCGGCTGGGATCGGCGACTCGCAAGGGCGGCGATCGCGCCCGATTTCACCATCGACCTGCACGGCCACACGCTGGACCAGGCCTACACCCGCCTGCACATGGGCATCGGTCAGGCGCATGCGATGGGCGCGCGACTGGTGCTGCTGGTGACCGGCCGGCCGCGCCCGGCCGATCCGGCGGATCGCGGCACCAGCCGGGGGGCGATCCGCGCCAAGGTGCTCGACTGGCTGGCCGCAGGCCCACATGCGTCGGACGTGGTCGCCATCCGCAACGCCCATCGCCGCCATGGTGGCGATGGCGCGCTGTACCTTGTGCTGCGCCGCCAGCGTTAG